A genomic segment from Nicotiana tabacum cultivar K326 chromosome 9, ASM71507v2, whole genome shotgun sequence encodes:
- the LOC107797992 gene encoding uncharacterized protein LOC107797992, with translation MVVKGNDLAPHEIESVLLKKFGETLTNRALTWYSLLPELSIDSFEMLADYFIKAHAGARKVHARKADIFRIAQGKPKLLREFVTRFQKERMLLPAISDKLEAEAFTKGLILRSSDASRKLKESLLKFQAITWADVHNRYESKIRTEDDQLGFPVSVKGRAKNKEKSKDNFDTDRRSSRSRFLPYERV, from the coding sequence ATGGTGGTGAAGGGGAACGATTTAGCTCCCCACGAGATTGAATCAgtgttgctgaagaaattcggagagactCTTACGAATAgagccttgacgtggtattcacTTTTGCCCGAGCTTTCCATAGATTCCTTCGAGATGCTCGCAGATTATTTCATTAAGGCCCATGCTGGGGCCAGAAAGGTACATGCCCGAAAGGCCGATATTTTCAGGATTGCACAAGGAAAGCCCAAGTTGCTACGGGAATTTGTAACCCGGTTTCAGAAGGAAAGGATGTTACTACCGGCCATTTCAGATAAATTGgaggctgaagcattcaccaaaggttTGATTCTGAGGAGTTCCGATGCTTCCCGGAAGTTGAAAGAAAGCTTGCTCAAATTCCAAGCGATAACTTGGGCGGAtgttcacaaccggtacgagtcaaagataaggactGAGGATGATCAGCTCGGTTTCCCGGTGTCGGTTAAGGGTCGGGCgaagaataaagagaaatcaaaAGACAATTTCGACACAGATCGACGGTCTTCGAGAAGCCGGTTTTTGCCCTATGAACGGGTCTAA
- the LOC107797993 gene encoding pentatricopeptide repeat-containing protein At5g09450, mitochondrial → MAGRSIFATLTRKAGGRERSLFRSFSSTTEVVYEDPSSNCAEEENGETGDDLKSRIFSLRLPKRSATNVLQKWVTDGRQVSISDLRHISKQLRNSRRFKHALEISEWLVYHNQDEALDSDYATRIDLMTKVFGIDSAERYFEGLPTTVKTTETYTALLHSYASLRLTDKAEDLFERMKEANLSLSTITYNEMMTLYMSVGQLEKVPLTVEEMKLQKVAPDLFTYNLWVSSCAAALNIDEVRRILDEISLGSDSGEHWLRYMNLVKIYITSGNLVNSGSNSVVESENGITQREWISYDFLIILYGALGNKDKLDQIWKSLRMTNQKMTCRNYVCILSSYLMLGHMKEVGEIIDQWKQSAATDFDSSSCNRFLKAYSEVGLEERAAAFQLLLIQKGCDLIDESQ, encoded by the exons ATGGCTGGTCGCTCCATTTTCGCCACTCTCACAAG AAAAGCTGGTGGCAGAGAAAGGAGTCTATTCAGATCTTTTAGTTCAACAACTGAAGTTGTCTATGAAGACCCCTCCTCTAACTGTGCGGAGGAAGAAAATGGTGAAACGGGAGATGATTTAAAGAGCAGAATATTCAGTCTTAGATTACCCAAAAGAAGCGCCACCAACGTCCTTCAGAAATGGGTCACTGACGGCCGACAAGTCTCCATCTCTGACCTCCGTCACATCTCCAAACAACTCCGCAACTCACGCAGATTCAAGCACGCCCTCGag ATCTCAGAATGGCTGGTTTACCACAATCAGGATGAAGCATTGGACTCCGACTATGCCACCCGCATTGACTTGATGACCAAAGTTTTTGGAATTGATTCTGCTGAACGCTATTTTGAAGGACTTCCTACCACTGTAAAAACTACTGAAACATATACTGCTCTCCTCCACTCCTATGCTAGTTTGAGATTAACTGACAAAGCTGAGGACCTGTTTGAAAGAATGAAAGAAGCAAATCTTTCTCTGAGCACTATCACTTATAATGAGATGATGACTTTGTACATGTCTGTTGGACAGCTAGAGAAAGTACCTCTTACTGTTGAGGAGATGAAACTTCAAAAGGTTGCACCAGACCTATTTACTTATAATCTGTGGGTAAGTTCATGTGCTGCAGCTCTAAACATTGATGAGGTGAGACGGATTCTTGATGAAATAAGTCTTGGCTCTGACTCTGGTGAACATTGGTTAAGATATATGAATCTTGTTAAAATATATATCACCTCAGGTAACCTTGTAAACTCAGGATCGAACTCTGTAGTTGAATCTGAGAACGGTATCACACAAAGAGAGTGGATATCATATGACTTTCTTATTATTCTCTATGGTGCATTGGGAAATAAAGACAAGCTTGATCAAATTTGGAAATCCTTACGGATGACTAATCAAAAAATGACTTGCAGAAATTATGTTTGCATACTCTCATCATATCTCATGCTTGGACATATGAAGGAAGTTGGAGAAATTATTGATCAGTGGAAGCAATCTGCTGCGACAGATTTTGATAGCTCCAGCTGCAATAGATTTCTAAAGGCTTATAGCGAAGTTGGGTTGGAAGAGAGAGCTGCAGCTTTCCAATTGCTTCTAATTCAGAAAGGCTGTGACCTTATAGATGAATCACAGTAG